In the genome of Colletes latitarsis isolate SP2378_abdomen chromosome 9, iyColLati1, whole genome shotgun sequence, one region contains:
- the L(2)dtl gene encoding WD40 domain-containing protein denticleless, which yields MSLIRSIVEREKGYASIRDYDIALYRLKSYQEDVYRGITPNTHALDFNPEPPVFACRFCTTEGYEQIIALANEDGKIALQNTSIKETSNQPLEGTQAHCNAIFDVAWMPGELKLVTASGDHTARLWDVSGSEIKQIDYFHAHTRSIKTVVFRYHDQAVFATGARDGSIMVWDIRANHYEHRKPDNCISNAHNVGTIGNVRQRRVLSHASRAQSITGLAFQDDVTLLSCAAGDGLIKVWDLRKNYTVYKKDPVAKYTMNYTGHSTRNGFSSLLICPAGITLYASCMDNIIYAYNISSYNPMPIAEFYGHQNCSYYVKTCLSPDGLYLASGSSDELAYIWRTNMPGPPIVQLSGHSEEVTCIAWCSVGETKIVTCSDDSCHRIWRVGREHKIDNEEVQIRGHAEVVVNKNPLENLKLETTPTVTRRWVVSQERTPGSDTTPNANLELGSLDVYNHSEDKQSQCNSSNSVKRSYCHMMMGSWSDGKFKSILSPIQENHEFIAKRAHLENRGARRLFSPSNDNNSLLNKGYESDEPSISSSSTESKNSVILFSPTLNLPNFVIDGTAPHLLQLSPEKYKENVDWLTRIRREKYEQKGSKTVSEKLCSPVSHVTPARRNSRSRSTEPQKVSKTPKSSAPSLLDFFKFTGKDCETSVCCDDVNVMSSTKSCI from the exons ATGAGTTTAATACGCTCCATTGTAGAACGTGAAAAAGGATATG CATCGATACGAGATTATGATATTGCCCTATATCGTTTGAAATCTTATCAGGAAGATGTCTATCGCGGTATAACGCCAAACACACATGCACTTGATTTTAATCCAGAACCACCAGTTTTTGCTTGTCGATTTTGTACTACAGAAGGATATGAACAAATAATTGCTTTAGCAAATGAAGATGGTAAAATTGCGCTTCAAAATACAAGTATTAAAGAAACATCCAACCAACCATTAGAAGGAACTCAG GCACACTGCAACGCAATATTTGATGTTGCTTGGATGCCTGGTGAATTAAAATTAGTTACAGCATCTGGAGATCACACTGCTAGATTATGGGATGTATCTGGTTCCGAAATAAAACAAATTGATTATTTTCATGCTCATACAAGAAGTATTAAAACTGTTGTATTTCGTTATCATGATCAAG ctGTGTTTGCAACTGGAGCTAGAGATGGTTCAATTATGGTATGGGATATCAGAGCCAACCATTATGAACATCGCAAACCAGATAATTGTATTTCAAATGCACATAATGTTGGAACCATAGGTAATGTGCGACAACGTAGAGTACTTAGTCATGCATCTAGAGCACAAAGTATTACTGGTTTGGCATTTCAAGACGATGTTACTTTATTGTCGTGCGCAGCTGGTGATGG tttAATAAAAGTGTGGGATTTGCGTAAAAATTATACTGTATACAAAAAGGATCCTGTAGCTAAATATACTATGAATTATACTGGACATAGTACAAGAAATGGATTTTCATCGTTATTAATATGCCCGGCTGGAATTACATTATATGCAAGCTGTATGGATAATATTATATACGCATATAATATATCATCTTATAATCCTATGCCca TTGCAGAATTTTATGGGCATCAAAATTGTTCATATTATGTTAAGACTTGTCTAAGTCCTGATGGACTTTATTTGGCTAGTGGTTCCAGTGATGAACTGGCATATATTTGGCGTACAAATATGCCAGGACCACCGATAGTGCAACTTTCTGGACATTCGGAAGAAGTTACTTGCATTGCATGGTGCAGTGTTGGAGAAACTAAA ATAGTAACGTGTTCTGATGATTCGTGCCATAGAATTTGGAGAGTTGGTCGGGAACATAAAATAGACAATGAGGAAGTACAGATACGTGGTCACGCAGAAGTTGTTGTTAATAAAAACCCTttagaaaatttgaaattaGAAACTACACCAACCGTTACACGACGTTGGGTTGTATCTCAGGAACGTACTCCAGGATCTGATACTACACCGA ATGCTAATTTAGAACTCGGCTCATTGGATGTTTATAATCACTCTGAAGATAAACAAAGTCAATGTAATTCTAGTAATTCAGTGAAAAGAAGTTATTGTCATATGATGATGGGATCATGGTCTGATGGGAAATTTAAATCTATTTTGTCACCTATACAAGAAAATCATGAATTTATTGCGAAACGGGCTCATTTAGAAAATCGTGGTGCACGAAGATTATTTAGCCCAAGTAATGATAATAATTCATTGTTGAATAAAGGCTATGAATCAGATGAACCAAGCATAAGTTCGAGCAGTACAGAAAGTAAAAATAGTGTGATTCTCTTTTCTCCTACATTAAACCTACCGAATTTTGTAATTGATGGCACAGCTCCACATCTACTTCAATTATCACCGGAAAAATACAAAGAAAATGTTGATTGGTTAACAAGAATACGAAGGGAGAAGTATGAGCAAAAAGGAAGCAAAACAGTCTCAGAGAAACTCTGTAGCCCTGTTTCACATGTAACGCCCGCTAGAAGAAATAGTAGATCACGATCAACAGAACCACAGAAGGTATCTAAAACCCCAAAAAGTTCAGCCCCCTCTTTATTAGACTTTTTTAAATTTACTGGAAAAGATTGCGAAACAAGTGTGTGTTGTGATGATGTTAATGTAATGTCTTCTACAAAATCTTGTATTTAG
- the Mtpbeta gene encoding mitochondrial trifunctional protein beta subunit, with the protein MMSFVQSSFALKQGFVKYGTTTNYWKVIVNKSYATKTNNVVKNIVFIDGVRTPFLQSGTSYKDLIAYDLAKHSLVALQRKVGFPKEVIEYIVYGTVMQEVRTSNIGREAALGAGYSDRTPAHTVTMACISSNQALTTGMGLIACGAYDVIIAGGVEFMSDIPIRHSRRMRSLMLQANKAKTVGQKLSLLTSIRPAHFVPDLPAVAEFSSGEVMGHSCDRLAAAFNVSREEQDEYALRSHTLAAKAQQQGYLTDLSPYKVPNVSQVVDKDNGIRVSTLEQLAKLKPAFVKPYGVVTAANASFLTDGASAALIMTEDRALQLGLTPKAYLRNFTYVSQDPIDQLLLGPTYAIPKVLQKAKLNVKDIGVWEIHEAFAGQILANLKAMDSDWFAQNYLGRSGKVGIPDLNKWNAWGGSLSIGHPFAATGVRLATHTANRLIREDQQFGLIAACAAGGQGVGMIMERYPAAKI; encoded by the exons ATGATGTCTTTTGTACAAAGTAGCTTTGCACTAAAGCAAGGATTTGTTAAATATG GTACTACTACAAATTATTGGAAAGTAATAGTAAATAAATCGTATGCAACTAAAACCAATAATGTTGTTAAGAATATAGTGTTTATTGATGGTGTTAGAACACCATTTTTACAATCTGGAACAAGTTATAAAGACTTAATAGCATACGATCTTGCAAAACATTCATTGGT TGCTTTACAAAGAAAAGTTGGGTTTCCCAAAGAAGTAATTGAATATATAGTTTATGGTACAGTAATGCAAGAAGTACGAACGTCAAATATCGGCAGAGAAGCAGCTTTAGGAGCTGGATACAGTGATCGTACTCCTGCACATACAGTAACTATGGCATGCATCAGTAGCAACCAAGCACTTACAACCGGTATGGGTTTGATTGCCTGTGGTGCATACGATGTAATTATTGCGGGTGGTGTTGAATTTATGTCAGACATACCAATTAGACATAGCCGACGTATGCGATCTTTAATGTTACAAGCCAACAAAGCAAAAACAGTTGGACAAAAATTAAGTCTTCTTACTAGCATTAGACCAGCACATTTTGTACCAGAT TTGCCTGCTGTAGCGGAATTTTCTAGCGGAGAAGTGATGGGGCACAGTTGCGATAGATTGGCAGCTGCGTTTAACGTATCGAGAGAGGAACAGGACGAGTATGCTTTACGTTCACACACTTTAGCTGCTAAAGCTCAACAACAAGGATATTTGACAGATTTGAGCCCTTACAAAG TTCCAAATGTAAGTCAGGTGGTAGATAAAGATAATGGCATTCGTGTTTCTACGCTTGAGCAATTAGCAAAATTAAAACCAGCATTTGTCAAACCATATGGAGTAGTAACTGCTGCTAATGCTTCCTTCTTAACTGATGGAGCATCTGCAGCTTTAATAATGACAGAAGATAGAGCTCTTCAACTTGGCCTTACTCCAAAAGCATACTTAAGAAATTTCACTTATGTCTCCCAAGATCCAATTGACCAGTTACTTTTGGGACCAACGTACGCAATACCGaag GTGTTACAAAAAGCTAAATTAAATGTAAAAGATATTGGAGTGTGGGAAATACACGAAGCCTTTGCTGGACAAATTTTGGCTAACTTAAAAGCAATGGATTCTGATTGGTTTGCACAAAATTACTTGGGTAGATCTGGAAAAGTCGGAATACCCGATCTTAACAAATGGAACGCATGGGGTGGATCTTTATCAATTGGACATCCATTTGCAGCAACTGGAGTTCGATTAGCTACGCATACCGCTAATCGACTTATCAGAGAAGATCAACAATTTGGATTAATTGCGGCTTGTGCAGCTGGTGGACAG GGTGTAGGCATGATCATGGAAAGATATCCTGCagcaaaaatttga
- the Mulk gene encoding acylglycerol kinase-like protein Mulk, with product MAKVFQFFKTIRNNWKKSLVGAAALSYGISYSKDAYDTEQLMRQYCENVSQYGDMPCPPNTKHRHVTIILNPSAKKGKAKKLYTNYCEPLLQLAGIAVNVIETKSDNEARKIVMNLDTPTDAIIVAGGDGTLSDVLTGLVRKYNSNINSVKQCPIGILPLGLTNRVARSLYHEYDNLTDVRQCIEATMAIIDEKSKMMDMIEIAPIEENSEEPVKPIYAMGTIEWGAWKNAHALAKKYWYWGPLKKYATYVFNGYKKTLSWNYDVLMNYTNPCDGCSHCYQKDTNKRWWHAFVSRRNIITDNVDYSGIINENCGVRHELPISTSELHIETSNIDKSQALSSSSLSSLKVKKGPKCENYFSFVVEGWKQENNNKLLYEQIIEAKDIELIPQEITNENTLYIDNEEYELKTVKIKLLSRAVKVFCPQLNIS from the exons ATGGCAAaagtatttcaattttttaagacTATAAGAAATAATTGGAAGAAATCCCTCGTAGGAGCTGCAGCATTATCATATGGAATTTCATACAGTAAAGATGCATACGA caCAGAGCAGTTAATGAGACAATATTGTGAAAACGTATCACAGTATGGTGATATGCCATGTCCACCAAATACAAAACATCGCCATGTGACTATTATTTTAAATCCAAGTGCTAAAAAAGG aAAAGCTAAGAAATTGTATACAAATTATTGTGAACCGTTATTACAATTAGCTGGAATAGCAGTGAATGTAATAGAGACTAAATCTGATAATGAGGctcgaaaaattgtaatgaattTAGATACACCTACTGATGCTATTATAGTGGCAGGAGGAGATGGTACTTTGTCCGATGTTTTAACAGGATTAGtaagaaaatataattccaATATTAATTCAGTTAAACAGTGTCCTATTGGTATTTTACCATTGGGATTAACAAACAGAGTTGCAAGATCCTTATATCATGAATATGATAATTTGACCGATGTAAGGCAATGTATAGAAGCTACAATGGCAATTATTGATGAAAAATCTAAAATGATGGATATGATTGAGATTGCACCTATTGAA GAAAATTCTGAAGAGCCAGTAAAACCAATTTATGCTATGGGAACAATTGAATGGGGTGCATGGAAAAATGCACATGCTCTTGCTAAGAAATATTGGTACTGGGGACCTTTAAAAAA ATATGCAACTTATGTATTTAATGGATATAAAAAGACCTTGAGCTGGAATTACGACGTATTAATGAATTATACAAATCCTTGTGATGGTTGTTCTCATTGTTATCAAAAAGATACAAATAAAAGGTGGTGGCATGCCTTTGTTTCAAGAAGAAATATTATAACAG ACAATGTCGATTACAGtggaataataaatgaaaactgTGGTGTTCGTCACGAATTACCTATATCAACAAGCGAACTGCATATAGAAACATCCAATATAGACAAATCACAAGCTTTGTCGTCATCGTCATTATCATCtttaaaagtgaaaaagg GTCCGAAgtgtgaaaattatttttcattcgtgGTTGAAGGttggaaacaagaaaataataataaactacTGTATGAACAGATAATAGAAGCAAAGGATATTGAATTAATTCCACAAGAG ATCACTAATGAAAACACATTATATATTGATAATGAAGAATACGAATTGAAAACagttaaaattaaattgctttcaCGCGCAGTAAAAGTATTTTGTCCTCAATTAAACATTAGTTAA
- the LOC143345868 gene encoding ectonucleotide pyrophosphatase/phosphodiesterase family member 5 isoform X2, whose protein sequence is MQDLIIMNSAIMFILMFIMLINVKDGLLISQHPKLLVVSYDAFRYDYFNRNLTPFMNKLKHESTHTDYIMNIFVTKTFPNHQTMATGLYAESHGVVDNEFYDPVSGNTTKYSYNLYHYGNNVLPIWTVNEKAGAQRRSGTMMWPGGIFEYQGISPTFSENFKETIPWEERIDTLISWFVHPTHPINFGIMYIEEPDYHGHGVGINSPAFNNILRKLDNITKYLHDKIDQHGLHDLNVVHLSDHGMASVKLDRIIDLTKYVNSSDYKFVGTSPGLHIFPNSGKEDEIYQALKQASEEIKTFKVYKREEIPQKYHYGNNTRVGPIFVIAEVGYAFQNLLEAIEYYKTKFNITVNADSEFGLHGYDNAALEMHPFFFAKGPAFIPKCKLEPFNNIDLFPLFCKILELECPTVNGTLSHVTKCLKKHQLDITIIAYRMIFVATTISMTMVGIIGSIIMFYMRKRRLGAKSYRRYYPVDG, encoded by the exons ATGCAAGATTTAATCATCATGAATTCTGCAATCATGTTTATTTTAATGTTCATTATGTTGATTAATGTCAAAGATGGATTGTTGATATCCCAGCATCCAAAGTTATTGGTGGTTTCATACGATGCATTCAG ATATGATTATTTTAACAGAAATCTAACTCCTTTTATGAACAAATTAAAACACGAAAGCACGCACACTGATTATATAATGAACATCTTTGTAACAAAAACATTTCCCAATCACCAAACAATGGCTACAGGGTTGTATGCAGAATCACATGGTGTTGTGGATAATGAATTTTATGATCCTGTTTCAGGAAATACAACAAAGTATTCTTACAATCTGTATCACTATGGTAATAATGTTCTTCCTATTTGG ACTGTTAATGAGAAAGCAGGTGCTCAAAGACGGAGTGGTACAATGATGTGGCCTGGTGGGATATTTGAGTACCAAGGAATTTCTCCTACATTTTCAGAG AATTTCAAAGAAACCATACCTTGGGAAGAAAGAATAGATACTTTAATATCATGGTTTGTCCATCCTACACATCCAATAAACTTTGGAATAATGTACATTGAAGAACCGGATTATCATGGTCATGGAGTTGGAATAAACAGCCCTGCATTTAACAATATTCTTAGAAAATTAGACAACATAACTAAGTATCTGCATGATAAAATAGACCAACATGGTTTACACGATCTCAATGTTGTTCATTTAAGTGATCATGGAATGGCATCTGTTAAATTAGACAGGATAATAGACCTAACAAAATATGTTAACAGCTCCGATTACAAATTTGTGGGTACTTCGCCGGGTTTACATATTTTTCCTAATTCAG gtAAAGAAGATGAAATTTATCAAGCACTGAAACAAGCATCAGAGGAAATAAAGACATTCAAGGTTTATAAAAGAGAGGAAATTCCTCAAAAGTATCATTACGGAAACAATACACGAGTTGGTCCTATTTTTGTTATTGCAGAAGTTGGATATGCATTCCAAAATCTTCTTGAAGCTATAGAATATTATAAAACGAAATTTAATATTACAG taaatgcCGATTCGGAGTTTGGTTTACATGGTTATGATAATGCAGCGTTAGAAATGCATCCATTCTTTTTTGCAAAAGGTCCTGCATTTATCCCCAAATGTAAATTGGAACCCTTCAACAACATAGACTTATTCCCCCTATTTTGTAAGATACTTGAATTAGAGTGTCCAACAGTAAATGGTACTCTATCGCATGTAACAAAGTGCCTTAAGAAACATCAACTAGATATTACGATTATCGCTTACAGAATGATAT TTGTAGCAACCACCATCTCTATGACAATGGTAGGAATTATAGGATCAATTATAATGTTTTATATGCGGAAACGACGATTAGGAGCGAAGAGTTATAG
- the Ski6 gene encoding exosome complex component Ski6: protein MIETDSSQDQNGLRSDGRRALELRQIRIKMGVFGQADGSSYIEHGNTKVLATVYGPHQPRGSVGRGSSKVTKGIVNCQYSMAVFSLSSGERKRKPRGDRKSQERSLQLKHAMEAIIHLELYPRSQIDIYVEMLQVDGSDFCASINAATLALIDAGIPIKNYAVGCTVTLINIPSLEDEDKTLGTGVLDANYVEECAPGVTLSVVALPDSDTVSKDGLIVVAQGAGQRLHLSHLESLKARVLYGCQDIKAILDHSVRHYLTEQSLPSLFHVTLD, encoded by the exons atgattgaaacaGACAGCAGTCAAGATCAAAATGGATTACGGTCAGATGGTAGACGTGCATTAGAATTAAGACaaattcgaataaaaatggGAGTGTTTGGTCAAGCCGATGGTAGTTCCTATATTGAACATGGTAATACTAAGGTTTTAGCCACGGTATACGGACCACATCAG CCACGAGGTTCTGTGGGAAGAGGTTCAAGTAAGGTTACCAAAGGTATAGTAAATTGTCAATACAGTATGGCAGTATTCAGTTTATCTTCTGGAGAACGCAAACGAAAACCAAGGGGTGACAGAAAATCACAAGAACGGTCACTACAGTTAAAACACGCTATGGAAGCAATAATACATCTAGAATTGTATCCACGTTCGCAAATAGATATTTATGTTGAAATGTTACAAGTTGATGGAAGCGACTTCTGTGCATCCATAAATGCAGCTACTCTTGCATTGATCGATGCTGGAATTCCTATCAAG AATTATGCTGTAGGCTGCACAGTGACATTAATCAATATACCATCTCTAGAAGATGAAGATAAAACACTGGGAACAGGAGTGTTAGATGCAAATTATGTAGAAGAATGTGCTCCTGGTGTGACTCTCTCTGTTGTCGCATTACCAGATAGCGATACTGTATCAAAAGATGGCTTAATAGTAGTAGCACAGGGAGCAGGACAACGATTACATTTGTCACATCTTGAATCTTTAAAAGCACGTGTATTATATGGATGCCAAGATATAAAAGCTATTTTAGACCATTCTGTTAGGCATTATTTAACAGAACAATCTCTTCCTTCTCTTTTTCATGTTACATtagattaa